One Oncorhynchus keta strain PuntledgeMale-10-30-2019 chromosome 22, Oket_V2, whole genome shotgun sequence DNA window includes the following coding sequences:
- the pex11g gene encoding peroxisomal membrane protein 11C isoform X1, with protein sequence MQNSLESLVNVLESYRGRDKVIRTLCYGSQLVGGVLSEKPGRSTAQLGKSLLLFSAQLSHCRTVLRLFDDLSMLTYSQSYGLGAGEEDSALRWMSVLNNVADQLYYPCEHIAWAADAKIISAKSDKWWLLSGILWGVSLLLGVFRSMRVVMLLRKKLRKSTRGDSRNLGVPNAYSSHQLGGHFSEGTVASRSQLRRQVQGEVLSILSSMADLSNAIHWMPPGFLWAGRFPNWLVGLMGTTSSLIGLIQMGASQAVSA encoded by the exons ATGCAAAATTCATTGGAGTCGCTTGTGAATGTGCTTGAGTCGTACAGAGGAAGAGATAAAGTG ATAAGGACACTGTGCTATGGGTCCCAGCTGGTTGGTGGGGTTCTGTCTGAGAAGCCAGGGCGGTCAACCGCACAGCTTGGAAAGAGCCTCCTACTGTTCTCTGCACAGCTAAGCCACTGTCGGACTGTACTTCGACTCTTCGATGACCTCTCCATGCTCACATATTCACAAAGCTATGGTCTTGGAGCCGGG GAAGAAGATTCTGCACTGCGCTGGATGTCTGTGCTGAATAATGTGGCTGACCAGCTGTATTACCCTTGTGAACATATAGCGTGGGCTGCCGATGCCAAGATCATCAGTGCTAAGTCTGACAAATGGTGGCTACTAAGCGGTATACTCTGGGGAGTATCTCTGCTTTTAGGCGTTTTCAG GTCCATGAGGGTTGTCATGCTGCTGCGGAAGAAGTTAAGGAAGTCAACACGAGGCGACAGTAG GAATCTTGGCGTTCCCAATGCATATTCATCACATCAATTGGGAGGACATTTCAG TGAGGGAACTGTTGCCAGCAGGTCTCAGCTCCGGAGGCAGGTGCAAGGGGAGGTCCTCAGTATTCTCAGCAGCATGGCAGATCTGAGTAATGCCATTCATTGGATGCCCCCTGGTTTCCTCTGGGCAGGACGCTTTCCCAATTGGCTAGTTGGACTTATGGGCACCACGTCATCCCTGATTGGCTTGATCCAGATGGGTGCCAGTCAAGCAGTCAGTGCCTAG
- the pex11g gene encoding peroxisomal membrane protein 11C isoform X2 translates to MQNSLESLVNVLESYRGRDKVIRTLCYGSQLVGGVLSEKPGRSTAQLGKSLLLFSAQLSHCRTVLRLFDDLSMLTYSQSYGLGAGEEDSALRWMSVLNNVADQLYYPCEHIAWAADAKIISAKSDKWWLLSGILWGVSLLLGVFRSMRVVMLLRKKLRKSTRGDSSEGTVASRSQLRRQVQGEVLSILSSMADLSNAIHWMPPGFLWAGRFPNWLVGLMGTTSSLIGLIQMGASQAVSA, encoded by the exons ATGCAAAATTCATTGGAGTCGCTTGTGAATGTGCTTGAGTCGTACAGAGGAAGAGATAAAGTG ATAAGGACACTGTGCTATGGGTCCCAGCTGGTTGGTGGGGTTCTGTCTGAGAAGCCAGGGCGGTCAACCGCACAGCTTGGAAAGAGCCTCCTACTGTTCTCTGCACAGCTAAGCCACTGTCGGACTGTACTTCGACTCTTCGATGACCTCTCCATGCTCACATATTCACAAAGCTATGGTCTTGGAGCCGGG GAAGAAGATTCTGCACTGCGCTGGATGTCTGTGCTGAATAATGTGGCTGACCAGCTGTATTACCCTTGTGAACATATAGCGTGGGCTGCCGATGCCAAGATCATCAGTGCTAAGTCTGACAAATGGTGGCTACTAAGCGGTATACTCTGGGGAGTATCTCTGCTTTTAGGCGTTTTCAG GTCCATGAGGGTTGTCATGCTGCTGCGGAAGAAGTTAAGGAAGTCAACACGAGGCGACAGTAG TGAGGGAACTGTTGCCAGCAGGTCTCAGCTCCGGAGGCAGGTGCAAGGGGAGGTCCTCAGTATTCTCAGCAGCATGGCAGATCTGAGTAATGCCATTCATTGGATGCCCCCTGGTTTCCTCTGGGCAGGACGCTTTCCCAATTGGCTAGTTGGACTTATGGGCACCACGTCATCCCTGATTGGCTTGATCCAGATGGGTGCCAGTCAAGCAGTCAGTGCCTAG